A genomic region of Anas platyrhynchos isolate ZD024472 breed Pekin duck chromosome 19, IASCAAS_PekinDuck_T2T, whole genome shotgun sequence contains the following coding sequences:
- the SMIM36 gene encoding small integral membrane protein 36 — MKLRCPGLHSIAWDQMEFYLEIDPVTLNLIILVASYVILLLVFLISCVLYDCRGKDPSKEYAPEVPANSQPPIRLVVMQQGSPGTRWAKGLVSAYENAPDLPGKRTTVV, encoded by the coding sequence ATGAAACTTCGCTGTCCGGGTTTGCACTCCATAGCATGGGATCAAATGGAGTTTTATTTGGAGATTGACCCTGTTACCTTGAATCTCATCATTCTGGTAGCTAGCTATGTTATTTTGCTCCTGGTTTTCCTGATCTCCTGCGTGCTCTATGACTGCAGGGGGAAGGATCCCAGCAAGGAATATGCTCCCGAAGTCCCTGCAAACAGCCAGCCTCCCATCCGGCTGGTGGTGATGCAGCAGGGCTCCCCAGGCACCCGCTGGGCGAAGGGGCTCGTCTCTGCCTACGAGAACGCCCCCGACCTGCCAGGGAAAAGGACTACTGTTGTGTGA